From Corynebacterium pseudotuberculosis:
ATTAAGGATGTACTGGGAATCACCCCAGAGTCCAACATTGTGATCCCTGGTACGGGTTACATCACGGCACAGGCAGCAGCCACCCTGGGTTGGGCTGATCAAAAAGAAAGCACAGACGGAACAAACCCCCCAGCTACCAGTGATATCAGTGCGGCATGGGAGGCGATAAAGGCTAAGGAAACTAAGTCTCAACCGGATGAAGGTTCACTCAAGGAATCCCCAGCTAAGGATTCTGAGGCCTCGCTGGATAGTATCCGTGATTCCATTGCTCCCACCACTGCTCCCACTGCGCAGGTGCCGGTTTCCGTTCTTGTCGCAGATAATACCGTGTGGCAGGCGCCCAAGGTAGATCGTTTTGGCCAGCTAGCTGCTGGAATACGTTCTGTTTCATATCAAGGTTCATTGTCTGCCACACTTGCTCAGGCATCCCCAAAGCCAGTGACAGCGGGATACGGTAATTACGATATTCGCTTTGATTACTCGCTGGACTCAGAGGCCGCTCGGATGGCTACCGGTGCAGCTGCTATCGATGCAGCTGTTGCGGAAAATTCCCAGCCCACTCTGTTGATGATGCCCACGTCGATCCGAAATCCTCGTTCTTGGCTCGACGTAGTCTCTACTCTTTTGCAGGAGCACTCGGCAGTACCGATGAGTCTGCGCGACTATGTCACCATGTCGCAGCAACAGGAGGAGGAACTTGCTGGGCGAACTGCAGCAGCGGCTGCGACGTCCGCAAATGGCGATGAATCATCCAGCAGTGTCTCCAGCAGTGGACTGGTAGAAGGCAGATACGGTGCTCCTTACGACGATCCAACGGTAGTTTCAGACACAGAGATTTTGAGGGCTCGTCAGCAATCGGATTACACCGATGACCTCACGCGCCTCATGTTTAATGACACCGCTATTGCTCTTTCTCCTTATAATTTCACTGCCCCATTACGGCAGGATCTCCTTCGTGCTCTCAGCGTTAACGGACGACGCTCCATCAATAGTTTTGATCAAAAGATCGCTCGGGCGACCGCTTTATCTAATGAGAACCGTGATGCCCTCACAGAGCTGCGCAGCTCCGTTACTTTGCTATCCCCAGGCAACGTATACACCAGACTTTCTCCTTCCTCGCCGCTACTTATCGCCGCAAAGAATGGACTTCCACTTCCCGTCGATGCACGCATTCGCTTCAACGGCCCTGAGGGAGCGTCAATTAAAGTCAAAGACAGTCTGCTCATCCCCGCAAAGGGTTCTATCACTGCGCAAATGATCGCGCAGCTTCCCGACGACGATGACCAGACCAACCTCAAATTATGGCTGGCCACCCCGACGGGTGCGGCGATCTCCAACCCTGTGACTATCGCGGTACAAACCCGATCTGGTTTTGTAGGACAGTCTGGGATCGCCCTCACCGTGGTCCTAGGACTCTTTGCTCTGTTGTTCTTGCGTTTCTTTGTCAAACGTAAACGTCGTCCGCAACGCGAAGTCAAAGCAACAACGAGTCCTCTTACTTCTCCAGCTTCAGCTACAAAACAACCCATACGAAGACCACGGCGCCGTAGTGAGGGATCGGTCCGCGATGGGGATCGCACCAGCGGTGATAGCAACTCGGATGATTCTGGGACAGGTCTTCAATCCTCGCAAACATAGCGTAGAGATGTCCCCCTTGAAACAGCTTTTGAGCTACAACAAGAACAATACTGATCGCCCCGGTCGTTCCCTTTGACGCCACACGAGTTTCAGTCCCTCCGACTCGTAAGAAACCGATGGCGGCGACTATAGAAAAGAAACAGGATTTCCAGGTGAACTCATCTGAGAGCACGCCCCCTAACAAGGGGACCAGGTACCGTATCGTGCCTCCCGCGGCACCGGCGCCAGTCCCTGAAGCTCGACCTCGTCACGCCAGTTCCTCAGTACACCCCAGTGAGGATCGTTCCAAGTTGGACAAAGATCCCGCTCGACACTCGGTTGCGGAATCTCCTTGTGAAAACAACGCTGGAACTGCCACTTTGAGCACTCCCGCTGGAAGCAGTACCACGGCCAGCGGGGAGGCGTCGGCAAGCGTTAAGCAAGAGGCTCAGGCAGCCTCAGTAGTTACCCTGGATAGAGAGCAATCCGCCCATACTGCAGCAGACAGTACCTCGACGACTTCCGCTTCACCGGCGCATGGAGACTCCAATACTGCCAATACCAGCGATAATGACGTCGTACGCTCCACAGGATCCATGGCGATAGCCACTCTTTTCTCACGCATTACGGGATTTCTGCGTACCGTTTTAATCTCCACCAGCCTAGGCGGAGCGATTGCCTCGGCGTTCAACACCGCAAACACTCTGCCTAACCTCATTACAGAGATTGTATTAGGTGCGGTACTCACGTCTTTGGTAGTTCCCGTTCTTATTCGCGCGGAAAAAGAAGACCCCGATAGAGGCGCCACTTTTATCCGGAGACTTTTTACCCTGGCGGCGGTATTGCTCGGAGTAGTCACAGTCGGAGCGATCATCACTGCGCCACTTCTGAGCCGGATAATGCTAGGTACAGATGGCAAAGTCAATATTGTCCAAGCTACTAGCTTTGCTTATATCCTGCTTCCGCAGATTTTCTTCTATGGAATGTTTTCTCTGCTCATGGCAGTGCTCAACACCAAGCAAATCTTTAAACCTGGTGCTTGGGCACCGGTAGCAAACAATGTGATCACTATTGCGGTGCTTGTGTTGTACATGCTGCTCCCTAATGAGCTTGATCCCACAGCGCCCTCTAGCGTCACAGACCCGCACATACTGCTCCTGGGAGTCGGAACCACGCTGGGAGTGGTTGTTCAAGCGTTGATTATGATCCCGCCGATCCGCAAGGCCGGAATATCTCTCAAGCCTTTGTGGGGCATTGATGCGCGATTGAAACAATTCGGGGGAATGGCTACGGCAATCATTGTTTATGTGGCGATCTCTCAGGTCGGCTACATGCTTACTACCCGTATCGCTTCTTTTTCTGATGAGGGCGCACCAAACATCTATCAACAGCACTGGCTGTTATTACAGGTTCCTTACGGGATTATCGGCGTCACTTTACTTACTGCCATCATGCCGCGTCTTTCCCGCAACGCCGCCGATGGTGATGATAAAGCAGTGGTTCGTGACTTGATCGTCGGATCAAAGCTCACATATATCGCGTTAATCCCCATCGTCATCTTTTTTACAGCGTATGGTGAGCGCATTGGTCTCGGGCTTTTTGCTTATCGACGCTTCGACGCGGAGTCCGCAACTATCCTCGGTTGGACGCTTAGTTTTTCTGCGTTTACATTGTTGCCCTATGCGTTGGTTCTGCTGCACCTGCGAGTTTTTTATGCACGCGAAGAGGCATGGACTCCTACCTTCATCATCGCCGGTATCACCGGTACCAAGATAGTTCTCTCCGTTATCGCTCCATACGCTGCTACGGATTCCAGCCGGGTAGTGATTCTCCTTGGTGCGGCTAACGGCTTTGGATTTGTTGCCGGCGCAATCATCGGCGCAATGTTACTGAGGCGTAAACTTGGTAATCTCGGCGGACGCGAGGTACTAAAGACGAGCACCTGGGCATTTATTGCTTCTGGCGTAGGTATTCTTGTGGCTCTTGCTCTGAGTTATATCCTCGATCAATTTATGGGTGGCTTTTTCAGCGCCTTGGGTAACTTCGGTCTACTTGTTCATCTCAGTATTGTCGGCATCGTCTTTCTTCTTTGCACGGGCCTCGTTCTTTCTCGCTCCGGCCTAGAAGAAGTAGTGAATCTTG
This genomic window contains:
- the murJ gene encoding murein biosynthesis integral membrane protein MurJ; this translates as MNSSESTPPNKGTRYRIVPPAAPAPVPEARPRHASSSVHPSEDRSKLDKDPARHSVAESPCENNAGTATLSTPAGSSTTASGEASASVKQEAQAASVVTLDREQSAHTAADSTSTTSASPAHGDSNTANTSDNDVVRSTGSMAIATLFSRITGFLRTVLISTSLGGAIASAFNTANTLPNLITEIVLGAVLTSLVVPVLIRAEKEDPDRGATFIRRLFTLAAVLLGVVTVGAIITAPLLSRIMLGTDGKVNIVQATSFAYILLPQIFFYGMFSLLMAVLNTKQIFKPGAWAPVANNVITIAVLVLYMLLPNELDPTAPSSVTDPHILLLGVGTTLGVVVQALIMIPPIRKAGISLKPLWGIDARLKQFGGMATAIIVYVAISQVGYMLTTRIASFSDEGAPNIYQQHWLLLQVPYGIIGVTLLTAIMPRLSRNAADGDDKAVVRDLIVGSKLTYIALIPIVIFFTAYGERIGLGLFAYRRFDAESATILGWTLSFSAFTLLPYALVLLHLRVFYAREEAWTPTFIIAGITGTKIVLSVIAPYAATDSSRVVILLGAANGFGFVAGAIIGAMLLRRKLGNLGGREVLKTSTWAFIASGVGILVALALSYILDQFMGGFFSALGNFGLLVHLSIVGIVFLLCTGLVLSRSGLEEVVNLGYALQRIPGMRRIIHMRVPQTDAMVPTRQAIANEVMAFDDTFNATPIPAPMSAGIVRGPRLVPGAQVSDGRFRLLADHGSVSTARFWQAREKATGREVALIFVDTSGKAPQAPATPAAAAGEAAEVSRRTRALANLNHPAIAPNIEVLSYRNGCLVVADWVAGSSLASVANTPVNPYAAAYAFEPISQAAQFALAAHTPLGIDNHARIRINTDGMAILAFPAVLSDSSYERDMRSIRTALGTLIQVDTAPQEITDLLRVDATELPHAIADLPDSPSVAEDHLVIKEEATPKPRNTPGFGSAGFSNISRAIIAIAVAVIVVSVALITGYITSLFGSSHGQTPLNSDPIVHSRPSDASEVPSIVAPIKSATAWSPSGTIPNRESTSTAQLAIDPDKSSAWSTGPLAKGQGAGLLITLAQPHQASSVVVESNGIPAKVSIYQVEDPHLSSLDSAQLLEEQKVSSMQTRIPLDNEPLVTSILVWVTGTPDNASMKVHNVTVVATS